In one Lolium rigidum isolate FL_2022 chromosome 3, APGP_CSIRO_Lrig_0.1, whole genome shotgun sequence genomic region, the following are encoded:
- the LOC124701351 gene encoding glutathione S-transferase F10-like, which produces MATGLQVFGQPASTDVARVLTCLFEKNLEFDLVRIDTFKKQHKLPEFIKLRDPSGQVTFKHGDKTLVDPRAICRYLCTQFPNQGNKSLYGTGSLERASIEQWLQAEAQNFNPPSSALVFQLAFAPYLNIPQDYAAIAENERKLQQVLNVYDEILSKNEYLAGDEFTLADLSHLPDSQYIVDSDRGRKLFTSRKNVARWFDTISRRKAWAQVVKMQLEHPGAFE; this is translated from the exons atggCAACAGGCTTGCAAGTGTTTGGCCAGCCAGCATCTACCGATGTTGCCAGGGTTCTAACATGCCTCTTTGAGAAGAATTTGGAGTTTGATCTTGTCCGCATTGATACATTCAAGAAACAGCACAAGCTTCCTGAATTCATCAAGCTGCGG GATCCGAgtgggcaagtgacattcaagcaTGGCGACAAGACTCTTGTCG ACCCAAGGGCTATTTGCCGGTACCTCTGTACCCAGTTCCCAAATCAGGGAAACAAGAGCCTCTATGGAACTGGTTCTCTGGAACGTGCGTCGATAGAACAGTGGCTGCAAGCAGAGGCACAAAACTTCAACCCTCCCAGCTCTGCCCTTGTCTTTCAGCTGGCATTTGCTCCTTACTTGAACATTCCTCAAGACTATGCAGCTATTGCCGAGAATGAGAGGAAACTCCAGCAAGTCCTCAATGTTTACGATGAGATACTCTCAAAGAATGAGTACCTGGCTGGCGATGAATTTACCCTGGCTGACCTTTCTCACCTTCCAGACTCACAGTACATCGTGGATTCTGATCGGGGGAGGAAGCTCTTCACTTCCAGGAAGAATGTGGCGAGGTGGTTTGACACAATCTCGAGGCGCAAGGCGTGGGCGCAGGTAGTCAAGATGCAGCTGGAGCATCCTGGTGCGTTCGAGTAA
- the LOC124701350 gene encoding glutathione S-transferase F11-like, whose protein sequence is MSAPVTVYGPAISPAVARVAACLLEKDVPFQLQPVDMSKGEHKSPSFLKLQPFGQVPAFKDHLTTVFESRAICRYICDQYSDRGNRTLLGREEDGAVGRAAIEQWIESEAQAFNPPSLAIAFQLTFAPLMGRATDMAVVEQNQAKLAKVLDVYEQWLAESQYFAGDEFTLADLVHMPNTEILASKTVTAGLITERKNLSRWWDEISGRPSWKKVVELQSAPQPSKS, encoded by the exons ATGTCGGCGCCCGTGACGGTGTACGGGCCGGCCATCTCGCCGGCGGTTGCGCGCGTGGCGGCATGTCTGCTGGAGAAGGACGTGCCGTTCCAGCTCCAGCCGGTGGACATGTCCAAGGGCGAGCACAAGTccccctccttcctcaagctcCAGCCCTTCGGCCAGGTCCCAGCTTTCAAAGACCACCTCACCACTGTCTTCG AGTCAAGGGCCATTTGCCGTTACATCTGTGACCAGTACTCGGACCGTGGTAACCGGACCCTCCTAGGCCGGGAAGAAGACGGGGCGGTAGGCCGTGCCGCCATTGAGCAATGGATAGAGTCTGAAGCCCAGGCATTTAACCCGCCAAGCTTGGCCATTGCATTCCAGCTCACATTTGCACCGCTTATGGGTAGGGCCACCGACATGGCCGTGGTCGAGCAGAACCAAGCGAAGCTTGCCAAGGTGCTCGACGTGTATGAGCAGTGGCTGGCGGAGAGCCAGTACTTTGCGGGCGATGAGTTCACCCTTGCGGACCTTGTGCACATGCCCAACACTGAAATTCTTGCGAGCAAGACCGTCACGGCGGGCTTGATCACCGAGAGAAAGAATCTGTCCAGATGGTGGGATGAGATCTCTGGCCGTCCGTCATGGAAGAAGGTTGTTGAGTTGCAGAGTGCACCACAGCCCTCTAAATCTTGA
- the LOC124701352 gene encoding F-box/LRR-repeat protein 10-like translates to MSSPDPIDPAGSAPAMDAALPSAVLATILSRLDVRSLLLAASACRCLRSCAASALSFLPAFHLLEVALTHDLLRPLLPRNPSLRSLRLDCEKLEDAAVDCLARPGLHELTLLNCNNISGRLLRELSATCRDLRVLSLNSLGERRGLAMRFSDLRALLHGCSNLESLSLALDFSKFDDANFSHVWSSASQGLLSLEVGYIPLSMLLDLLTVAIEAQQCMDYIKAPVFFPSLQKLCLSVDFITDQLIGSISTALPSLTHLDLQDAPIMEPESATDLTNAGLQQINPKGKLKHISLIRSQEFLFTSFRRVNDLGILLMSEKCSKLESICLGGFSRVTDTGFRAIIHSCSGLHKLKVSNGSRFTDLVFHDIVATSLCLTHVSLRWCNLLTDVGIERLSFNKDLNVLDLRDCKSLGDEAVRALSCLPRLHVLLLDGIDITNEALKYLGAGACPLSSLSLRGCYKLTNDCIPLLFAGSIKKTLHVLDLSRIPSITDDGVMLIAQSRTPLTELRLRENQKIGDATVMALASMQFDGGTYGSTLQLLDLYDCCGITPLAMRWFKKPYFPRLRWLGLTGSLNRIMVDALVRSRPFLHMSCTGDELGTSYWDASADWYRHDDDDSEELEAWQLDGEPVSDAETATEE, encoded by the exons ATGTCCTCGCCAGATCCGATCGACCCCGCCGGCtccgcgccggcgatggacgcCGCGCTCCCCTCCGCCGTCCTCGCCACCATCCTCTCCCGCCTCGACGTCCgctccctcctcctcgccgcctccgcctgccGCTGCCTCCGCTCCTGCGCCGCCAGCGCCCTCTCCTTCCTCCCCGCCTTCCACCTCCTC GAGGTGGCGCTCACGCACGACCTGCTCCGCCCGCTGCTGCCGCGCAACCCGAGCCTGCGGAGCCTCCGGCTGGACTGCGAGAAGCTAGAGGACGCCGCCGTCGACTGCCTCGCCCGCCCCGGCCTGCACGAGCTCACCCTCCTCAACTGCAACAACATCAGCGGCCGCCTGCTCCGCGAGCTCTCCGCCACCTGCCGGGATCTCAG GGTGCTGTCTCTGAACTCCCTCGGGGAGCGTAGGGGCCTGGCGATGCGATTCTCTGATCTCCGGGCATTGCTCCATGGATGTTCCAATTTGGAG TCTCTCAGCCTGGCACTTGATTTCTCAAAGTTCGATGACGCCAACTTTAGCCATGTGTGGTCATCTGCTTCCCAAGGCCTGCTCTCTCTTGAAGTCGGCTACATTCCACTGTCAATGTTGCTTGACCTTCTGACCGTGGCTATCGAGGCGCAACAGTGCATGGATTATATCAAGGCACCGGTGTTTTTTCCTAGCCTTCAGAAGTTGTGCCTCTCGGTTGACTTCATCACCGACCAATTGATTGGGTCCATATCAACAGCACTTCCGTCGTTGACACATCTGGACCTTCAGGATGCACCGATCATGGAACCTGAATCTGCAACAGATCTCACAAATGCTGGTCTTCAGCAGATCAATCCCAAGGGCAAGCTGAAGCACATCTCTCTCATTAGAAGCCAGGAGTTCTTGTTCACGTCTTTCCGACGTGTGAATGATCTGGGAATTTTGCTGATGTCTGAGAAGTGCTCCAAACTTGAGAGCATCTGCCTTGGTGGTTTCTCCCGTGTAACAGACACTGGGTTTAGGGCTATCATCCACTCTTGTTCAGGTCTTCATAAGCTTAAGGTGTCTAATGGAAGCCGTTTCACTGATCTTGTTTTCCATGACATTGTTGCCACTTCCCTCTGCCTAACACATGTGAGTCTGAGATGGTGTAATCTGCTAACTGATGTTGGGATCGAGAGGCTGTCATTCAACAAGGATCTCAATGTATTGGATCTGAGAGATTGCAAGAGTCTGGGTGATGAAGCTGTGAGAGCTCTGAGCTGCCTTCCCAGGCTGCACGTATTGTTGTTGGATGGAATTGATATCACCAATGAAGCATTGAAGTATTTGGGTGCTGGAGCATGCCCGCTATCTTCATTATCTTTGAGGGGCTGCTATAAGCTAACAAATGATTGCATACCGTTGCTGTTTGCTGGTTCTATTAAAAAGACCCTGCATGTCTTGGATCTCTCAAGAATCCCAAGTATCACTGATGATGGTGTCATGCTGATAGCACAGAGCCGAACTCCTCTTACTGAGCTCCGACTGCGAGAGAATCAGAAAATAGGTGATGCTACCGTGATGGCTCTTGCGTCCATGCAATTCGATGGTGGAACTTACGGCAGCACCTTGCAGCTGCTGGATCTTTATGACTGCTGTGGGATCACACCGCTCGCAATGCGGTGGTTTAAGAAGCCGTACTTCCCAAGATTGCGCTGGCTAGGACTAACAGGCAGCTTGAACAGGATTATGGTGGATGCCCTTGTCCGAAGCCGCCCGTTCTTACACATGTCGTGCACTGGCGATGAACTGGGGACTTCATACTGGGATGCGTCTGCCGATTGGTATCGGCATGATGACGACGATTCTGAAGAACTTGAGGCATGGCAGTTAGATGGTGAGCCAGTATCTGACGCTGAAACTGCCACGGAAGAATAA